The genomic segment ATTCATAGACACAGATACATTGTTGACCTACTGATGATGGGAAGTCTTGTGGTTCTTTTAATTTCAATGAATGCATGTGGCGTCCtaaaatgataaataatatttctttcGCCTTTTCTTTCTACTACTGACCAGGACATAAGAAGGGGTTCGTAGGTCCCCCGGCGCCCGACACGTCTGCCTGCGTGGTGACGACAACACCGCGCGTGGCGGCGCGCCGCGTGGCCGCCGACCCTCCCGCGTCAGACGCCGCGCCCGTAACCATCAGGGGAGCTGTCAACATGCTCAGTAATCGCAAGCTTCTTATATGGAAGTTACAACACAAGTGCCTCATTCAGCGCTATCgaaccactagggtcgattaaatcttacaaatacatatattataatcaaaCGCCCTTggtcgaggttcgcgctcaactgagaccctcaggcctgatgtcttaaattttgcaccgagcgagagccctcagtgctccccatttgtccggctaagtacaataagtcacgtcaaacaaaaaaataattacaagacAATTTAGAacatatgaatgcatgggattaactgacTGGGAACCGATATTAGGTACCCaaattttaagaacgtctagggcccagtaccgagggttttcttgcagcttcttttcctcggctatacctacaggttgtgagaagctgcagtaagtatttgtaggtggatgagacgttcgttatgtaaaaattgacgattcaaactcTAACTAAATATGttacgtactgaataaagatatttttgactttgaatttcgacataagtaatcaaagaaatCAAGGATTTGCGTCATcgttagtaggtacttaatattggAAGTGAAGATTGCAAAGTTTAGATATCAGGAAGGCGAGAGTCGCATCAAGAGGCAAAGGCAGTGGCCCGTCCTGTGAGGTGTAActggcgtgattttatgtggGGTTGTGCATTCAGTTTCTGACAGCACTGCTAGCCCAGTCTCCGCCAACTAGCATAGTTTTACCCATTTATGTAGGCAATTACGCGAAGAAGTACCTGAAGGATCGCCACACTTTTGTATTATTTCATCAGCTTCCGCCACTAGAAGCTGATCGTCTGGAGATAACTCGCTGCCTCTGCAAATAAAACTATCATTATACCAACTACTACTGCAAAGTTTCAAGTAGAGTTCTTTACCTATCTAACTCAACGTCGCGTGCCCTTATCATCTTCCATTGTGCCTAATTAACGGCATTTTTTACCCTACTGTGTCGAAGTATAAAGGAGAGTTATAAAGCTAGTATTTTATACACGTTTCTTTTTACATATACTACCTGAAGCCAACGTGGATGGAGCGTGAAGTGCTGGTGGACTGACTCCTGGCTATCGCAATACTGGCTCGTGCTCGTACCGCCGACGCCGCTAAAAGTATGGACAAACGATGGCTCAAAATAGGTTCGCATTTGACCTGGCGATGTGGCCTgaagattatttttttgatctgaatcaaaatgaaaaaagcAAAAATGTCTACCGTTTCTTCCGCTCGAGCCGCGTTCTCTAACTTTACGTGTTATTTTGATACTAATTCAACTTATAAATTCATCAAACTGAAATTATTATGGTTTTTCATGTTAGGACTTCATATGAAAAGCAGCAGCGATTGTGCTCCGGTTACGCCCCGTTAGGGAAAACGGGCGCCAGTCTGTGTGTGAATGTATGTAAATACCTCTACTCCTGGCCGCTGCGCCGCCGTCGTCCGAGGTGGCGTCTCCGACCACATCGGTCATGGCGTCTTCCAAGCCCACGCAGATCGGACAGAAGGCGTAGTTGAGGAATGTCTCGCATAACAGCTCAATATCCTCGTCTGCTTGAATCTCCAGCGCCTAGGATTTATAACTTAGACCTGACGCACAAAGAGCCGCGACAAACGGGTTTTTTGTATGCGGTTAATAAAAATATCGCTACTCAACCCGCTTGATCAACGATATCTGAATCTTATATATATCTATTATATCTGCACTTAACTGCTGAATGTAGTTACCAACTGTACCTAAGTAATAGATGATGTTAAGTCTTTTCTATATGTACTAAGGAAAATatacgtttaaaaactaaaacccaactacggaaaaatcacgctaaAAAGAATGAAATATTTCTCTGTTTTTTTCCGAATAGTGATTGTAGTTAACATCCTCAAGATGTAACGCCTTTAGATtctaaaaaagtacttaataatataaaaaataccataaaaatagcATCCAGCGTGCAAAGGTTTTTCggtttttgttgaaatttctcGATAAGCTTTAGCAGTCGATCTTCAACCAAGAAACCAGTGTTATCTGCTACCAGTTGCAGGATATGTCGCACCTATAAACAAAAACACCTCATTATAATGATAATATCGCTAAATAACAGAAAGAAGTTCATATATAGAAGGTAACAGATGTGTATTGTACCAATTTTTCTCTAGCGTCCTTATAATTTCTATCTTTCTTAAGTTCAGGTGACGTCTGACTCAGGTTTACAGTGCTGTCTGCACCTACTTCACCTTCTGAAATAAAGTTACAAAGTTATAGCATCATGACTCTTCTCAGCAGCATTAAAGTATAATGCTCAAGAGGCGGTACCGGACACGAAAACTTCTGTAAAGTTCTAGTTTCTACGCACGTATTCACAGAAGATCTCTGCCGCAACGCGATTGCATGCAAGCTCCCGCTTCGCTCTCCACAACGCTACCATTACCAGTTACCACCCCCTGAATGTGCATTAGACTTTGATGTCCTACCCGAAGTGTTATTTACCTTTCTTATTAAGCGGACTCTTAGGTGGTttcggtggcggcggcgggggtGGCTCGGCTAACACGTGCGCATGCAGAGCCACCTCAGCGTGCCGCAGTTCCTTTAATAGTTCGCTGCAACGTTCCCGAGACATGCGCCATACCTGGATGTATTGCCAACTCTCGTATGACCACACTTCACATAATTTACGAGACAAGTTTTCAAAGTGAGATAGTTCCTTACCTGCATAAACTTGTAATCATTGACTTGAGCAAAGTGATGAGCTTTCTTCTCGAGGTTGTCCATCGCCTGCATGAGTGTCACTATTTCCTCGTCTGCCCGCATTTCTTCAATGGCCCCGTCCTCAGCCGCCTTTCGGATCTTAGCTCGCAGAGCGTTGGCTACGTCTGACATTTTATTCAGTTTACGTTTTTGTTGCGAACGAACAAACAGGTTCTCTTCCTCCCGTTTTTTAAGGACCTGATTTATAAACGTGGATGTTTAGAACACGTTTTTAGTGAAGAATGCAATAAGCGATGCATAACGAAAACACTACTAACAATAGGCTCGCTTCATTCGTTCACTTTATCCAAAACACACACCTAGTGGTGCCTACGCACACCCATAACACACACCTACGTAGTGGTGCCTACGCACACCCATAACACGCAACCTACTGGTATCTACGCACACCCATAACACATACTTAATGGTACCTAACATACCTGGTAGTTGTAGCCAATCTTTTCAGTGTTAATAAGACATGTCGCTTTCAATTTCTCCAGTTCCTTCTGCAGTTCTTGAATCAATGTCTCCAGTTCCGTTTTCGCTTCGCGATATTTGTCGTGATGGTCCCACATGATCCTTTCTATTTCGTCCTTGTGCGCTTCCAACTGTAAACATTCTAAATAAAATACCATACTAGCATCCAGTATGTAAACAAGCAGATGTTTTTTCTAGAATTCAATCTTATTGTTAGGTATCAGAATCTATCATAAAGAGTTCGACGATAGATACCCCTAACACGCCACGTAGGTAAATGCGTGGGTAACTCTATTAGAGGTAGACAGGTAAGTTTACCTGAGCTGCCTTTACAGCAATGTGAACGACCTCCTCCTTATCCCTCTGTTTATACAACGCCTCCCATCGCTTGTTGTTATGATCTACCATCTCTTCACGTTCCACATTCAAAGCCGCTTCTATAAGGCTCAACTGCTTGTCGTATGCTCTCTGCATTATTGTAACTTGTCTTTCGACTCTTTCCGACAGTTCTTTTATATCTTTATCCTGAAACAatcacgataaaaataaaatatttccatCCGTCGCCGTAAGAATTTGCGTGCGAAGGAGTGTCTAATTCTTCTTGTGTAATAGTTATAAAATTGCAAACATAATATTCACAATGATAAGGATCTACCAGTCATTTGGGTCATTATGTGGGTTGCCGGTGGCCTTTCGGCAATGTGGATGGAATGGAACCCTTAGTGAAAGTAAGAAGTACTGAATCTCACTTGTTTTTCAAGATCTTCATAATAGGCTATGTCCATCGATTTCAAATCGTTTTTCAGCTGATCGATGAGGCTATCTTTCATCGCCAGTAGCTCGTCGCACTTTACTTTTTGTTCTTTCATTGCCACGTCGATGTCCAGAGGGTCTTTTATACTCAGCATGGTTTCCCAGTTGGTGGCTACTGCTTCGTATGCCAACTGTGTGTCGACCGCCTCTTCTTCGATTCGATCGAACATGGCTACGGAAGAGAATCTCAATTAATCATTACAATAAGTACTAAGTGATACAGATATAATCtatatttatcaaatcaaatatacttaactTACATTACCTACTGGTttctaatgaggaagtgctagtaagggTATGAGAAAAGAGGCAATTATTAAgatttattgaggacagaagaggcaagaagattggacacttaatacttaagacacgacgaatttattaaaaacatcatagaagggaagctacacgGAAAGAGAgcaaggggaagaccaagaagaacttacatggaacagattaaagagaaggcgaacgtcgtgtcttatgtgGAAGTGAAAAAAtgggcctttgatagacaagagtgtggctcttaaattagtgatgacactACCAACTAACTTACTTTACTAATTGTTGCTGCACACAACCTGGAAAGCGGGGCAAGTGACCCACCTTTCAGTATAGCACCATCTAATGAGATTAGTAACATCATCAATGGCGCCATCGTAGCAAGTTTGAACAAGACTGTATGGGATTCCATTAGTTCCAATTGCGCCCGTGGGGGCGCTGTTCGTATTCCCATATTACTTTACGCAAACACACGGGAATAAAGATAATTCACCAGCCTAAGAATTGAGGTTTTATCTAACCAAGACCCAAATATTTGAAACACTTGTACCTTTCATTTTCTCGGCACAGGTGGCTCGGCGAACCACTTCTCGCTCATCAACCGTGACTTTGACATTGGTGACCTTGGCAGCGCCATCGAGCGCTAACCTCTGGAGCTCCTCGGCTGCGGCGGCGGTGGTCTGTTCCACCAATCCTGCCTCTTCCTCTGCCAACGCTTCTTCAGAAGGCGCTTCCGCTCtagcaaaatataaaattgtataagGGTAAGAAATGCGTAAATTCACGCTCGTAGTTCCCAATGGGGTGAGTCACACTCTCGCCACACCACAAGTAATCAGGTACCCACTTTTGATTCGAAGTCATATGATAGATGAACACAATCAAGCAGAGGAGATTTCTGAAACTATCTAGGtagcataacataatataaaaagcctatatatgcgttccactgctgggcacaagccttccctcaatcaaccggagtatgGATATAGATACATAGatacgctgctccattgcgggtgtTTACGGGTTTTCTAGAGTTAGCATATGGCAATAACCCGCCAGGCGTAGGCATCTTTCACAAACTACTCAAATACTTCATAAGTTATTATATTAGTTACCAGCCTGTTTTGACATTATCATCAGCGCGCCACATCACACCATATCTAGGGAAAAAGAGCTATACAATAACCCATGTCTTACCTTTTGATCGCCTCCTGTCTTCGCTTAATGCGGAGTGCCCTCGCCGCCTTCCTCTCCTCGGGGTCCTCGGAAGTAACCTGAGGTTCCTTTGGAGCCAAAACATCTTCCTCATCTTCATCGAACattttacttattacaaaataatatctCTTCCAAAAATACGTGTCAGTGTGACAAAATAAATACGCGGAAAATGTTGCTATGGTAACCAACACATATCGCCTTGGAATCTGCTTCCATAGTATGCTATCGTcatatcgcgcgcgacgcgataaaatttaatatgcaCTACATAGCATACTGCAACTGGTCACGACTGGTATAAGGTAGGAGATGTGTAATATTTGTATGGCGCGATGGAAGCGGAGATGTGAGCTTTGCGCGGATGAGATGTGTGCGGCGTGCAGTGAGCGATGTAGCAATGTCACCCTCCCGCGGTGGATACACCAGAGCTCGTAAACATCTCGCTAAGTGGAGTCCTGGTCTTAGTCACTGACAAGGACTGTCCCTCGTTTGAAATGTTTgctatacttactaaaatactTGTCCCATTTTGTTGTTGTAGTGTTCAGTGTAGGTGTAAAAATATTGTGTAGAGGAGATACTATGTTTTTTTAGAGCAGAAGCATCCATAAGAAAAATCAACCATATCTTTTAACTTTTCCTGTTGCAGCCATGAGGGGGAAGTGGTTGCTGCTTCACCTTTCTTAAATAGTCATAGCAAGTGTTGATTACCCACAGGACAGATAAGGTTGCTTTCATCTATAGCAAAgatataaatacacttctcatcaaaaaaatcgaaacacttccgttttcattgtttctgtccgaatttaacacaaaaaagaattcatacgatgaaaaaaaatacataaatgtatagctggcagtttggccattacagtaataagcgaaaattctaaattcaaaattagaatttcatttgtttatcttataaacgaaatgaatcactgttttgagacaaatgtgtgtttagggttggagtacatttagcgtttaaaaactaaaaattggcgcctatccttaaactttttgttttttatttcaatactgtgactttggcacgtctgaaaaaaggttttttttctaaaacgtatggatacttcgcgcacagaagccgcccaagttgtggcattgctggattctggccttagtcagcgtgttgtggctgcaagactgcatctaagcctgtcatctgttcatagagtctataaacgttatcgggagactggtttgttcacgcgccgttcaggatctggcaggaatcgggtcacttctgagcgagatgatcgatttattgtaacaacttctttaagaaatcgacgccttaacgtttttcaactgcagcagcggcttcgtgttgtacgaagggtggctgtaagtgactctacaattagaagaaggttgaaggatcgtggactggtaccgcataagccagcaaatgggccgaaattaactgcagaccatcgaagagcgcgccttaactttgcacgtgagcacctaaattggtcatacctacagtggagcaaagttctcttttctgatgagtgtaaaaatatgctgtatggtaacgacggaaggaacaaggtctacagaagagacggagaacgctatgcacaatgctgcattgaagaaaaggtcagctatggtggcggttcgtggacggtttggggaggaatcagcgccgacggtaagacagagcttgctttcgtgtctgggccacgtctgcctgcactaaactgtcatcggtacgtcgaagagtgtctcgagcctcatgtgatgccctatgcacattttattggcaacggcttcatattcatgcacgacaatgctagggctcacaccgcgggcgtcgtacgagattatcttaacgaagtcgatatctctattatggaatggccagcaagaagcccggacatgaatcccattgaacatctgtgggatgaattaaagagacgaattcgagcaagagatcctgccccagaaacacttagccagctgcaagatgcaatccaagaggaatgggacaatataccacagcatgtgatcgtgactctcatccgatcgatgaagaaccgtatggaagcagtaattagagctcggggagggaatacaagttattaaataaacgttttttagctttttttttcatttacgtgtgttgttttatccatttcctttatactccatacggaataaaaatgactcatttaacaaaatacgaaacctatgaaaaattcatttaaatttagaacattaacattaagatttgataagctcatattactcactattaaacgacatttaacatttattcctaaatgtacacatttttctgataatcctgacaaaacgtaaacttgcaaggtgtttcgatttttttgatgagaagtgtagttatactaaataaataaaacaaaagagcaactttataaattttgtttacttaaatTTACTTTTTGCTGTTAAGGATGATACCATCGTATTTCTGTTGGAACCACTTCATGGCGTCCTCCTTCGTCAGACGATGAGGGAAACCAACCTTGCCAGTCTTGCGTCTCCTGTGCGCCACATTGAAACCTGAAGACAAAAATATGTTTCAGTTAGGGAAA from the Pectinophora gossypiella chromosome 11, ilPecGoss1.1, whole genome shotgun sequence genome contains:
- the LOC126370859 gene encoding dynein regulatory complex protein 1-like, giving the protein MFDEDEEDVLAPKEPQVTSEDPEERKAARALRIKRRQEAIKRAEAPSEEALAEEEAGLVEQTTAAAAEELQRLALDGAAKVTNVKVTVDEREVVRRATCAEKMKAMFDRIEEEAVDTQLAYEAVATNWETMLSIKDPLDIDVAMKEQKVKCDELLAMKDSLIDQLKNDLKSMDIAYYEDLEKQDKDIKELSERVERQVTIMQRAYDKQLSLIEAALNVEREEMVDHNNKRWEALYKQRDKEEVVHIAVKAAQLEAHKDEIERIMWDHHDKYREAKTELETLIQELQKELEKLKATCLINTEKIGYNYQVLKKREEENLFVRSQQKRKLNKMSDVANALRAKIRKAAEDGAIEEMRADEEIVTLMQAMDNLEKKAHHFAQVNDYKFMQVWRMSRERCSELLKELRHAEVALHAHVLAEPPPPPPPKPPKSPLNKKEGEVGADSTVNLSQTSPELKKDRNYKDAREKLVRHILQLVADNTGFLVEDRLLKLIEKFQQKPKNLCTLDAIFMALEIQADEDIELLCETFLNYAFCPICVGLEDAMTDVVGDATSDDGGAAARSRAASAVRARASIAIARSQSTSTSRSIHVGFRGSELSPDDQLLVAEADEIIQKCGDPSAPLMVTGAASDAGGSAATRRAATRGVVVTTQADVSGAGGPTNPFLCPEGHNLEIEPMQVLTALGEFISKFVPPEKKRLYDILDSVKPPDFSTKSRRLTTEDIEQYWAQWKNFYPPEKDKFWEGMLTGLQGYLHTLQEREKVHSDVVVLRKRNAALRKLVRGALPDLVPNTGPPPQYLRSAPAAFTAAIEDLAPKPTLRLPPI